Proteins found in one Pontibacter sp. SGAir0037 genomic segment:
- a CDS encoding DUF1761 domain-containing protein gives MEVSDIIQSLNWFNVTVAAVATYLIGNIWYSFFGKDWVASVNHIKVDLRGRSMPRVVGVSYLSFFMSLNLALFIGRGGMLFGLLAGLMGGIGWLVSAICTISLLEKQPWKYLLKRGIYIVLIFAVMGLLFAI, from the coding sequence ATGGAAGTTTCAGATATAATTCAAAGCCTCAATTGGTTTAATGTAACAGTGGCAGCTGTTGCAACCTACCTGATTGGCAATATTTGGTATTCTTTTTTCGGGAAAGATTGGGTGGCTTCTGTGAATCATATTAAAGTGGATTTGAGGGGGCGCAGTATGCCACGGGTTGTTGGTGTTTCTTACCTGTCTTTTTTTATGTCGCTTAACCTGGCTTTGTTTATTGGAAGAGGGGGCATGTTGTTTGGCTTACTGGCAGGATTGATGGGAGGAATTGGCTGGCTGGTTTCGGCTATCTGTACTATTTCTCTTTTGGAAAAGCAGCCTTGGAAGTACCTCTTGAAGAGAGGCATTTATATTGTGCTGATATTTGCAGTAATGGGGTTGCTTTTTGCCATTTAG
- a CDS encoding BrxA/BrxB family bacilliredoxin, with protein MYPEYMVAPIREDLTSAGFEQLMTAEEVEQALSSTEGTVLVAVNSVCGCAAAKARPALKMAVASSDKKPAKLVTVFAGMEQDAVAKAREHMLPYPPSSPSIALFKDGELVHMIERYHIEGNELNRIVDNLKGAFEAYC; from the coding sequence ATGTATCCTGAATATATGGTAGCTCCAATCCGTGAAGATTTAACTTCAGCTGGATTTGAGCAGTTAATGACGGCAGAAGAGGTAGAACAGGCTTTATCTTCGACAGAAGGTACAGTATTGGTTGCTGTTAACTCTGTTTGTGGTTGTGCAGCTGCAAAAGCCCGCCCTGCCCTTAAAATGGCTGTAGCTTCTTCTGATAAGAAACCAGCTAAATTGGTAACTGTGTTTGCTGGCATGGAGCAGGATGCAGTAGCAAAAGCCCGTGAGCACATGTTGCCTTACCCTCCTTCTTCTCCATCAATCGCTTTGTTTAAAGATGGTGAATTGGTGCACATGATTGAGCGTTACCACATAGAAGGTAATGAACTGAACCGCATCGTAGACAACCTGAAAGGAGCTTTTGAAGCGTATTGCTAA
- the purD gene encoding phosphoribosylamine--glycine ligase gives MNVLIIGSGAREHAIAWKLSQSQYCDKIFVAPGNAGTSEFHTNASIDIHNFEELAKFATDFNIMMMVVGQENALVEGIHDYFKSSEFLKHILVIGPTKAGAMLEGSKDFCKAFFARHNIPTAAYKTFTEDNFRDAVEYLRTHSYPAVIKADGLAAGKGVIIAQDYDEAIDALEDMLRNHKFGKASSKVVIEEFLQGIEVSVFILTDGKDYVLLPEAKDYKRIGEGDTGLNTGGMGAISPVPFADDVFMQKVKERVILPTLQGLQADNIPYTGFLFIGLMNVNGEPYVIEYNVRLGDPETEAILPRIKSDLVELFCALHDHKLGEFKLEVDPRTAATVFLVSGGYPEGFEKGKEISGIEHVDADTLVFHAGTRFENGKLLNNGGRVIAVTGLGDTMEEALAKANAAAERITWQDRYFRQDIGFDLRKLSV, from the coding sequence ATGAACGTACTTATTATAGGATCTGGAGCCAGAGAGCATGCCATAGCCTGGAAGTTAAGCCAAAGCCAATACTGCGACAAAATATTTGTAGCACCTGGTAATGCAGGTACCTCTGAGTTTCACACGAATGCCAGTATTGACATTCATAACTTTGAGGAACTGGCTAAGTTTGCTACCGATTTCAACATTATGATGATGGTAGTGGGGCAGGAAAATGCTCTTGTAGAAGGTATTCACGATTACTTTAAGAGCTCTGAGTTTCTGAAGCATATCCTGGTAATCGGACCGACTAAGGCCGGAGCCATGTTAGAAGGTAGTAAGGATTTCTGTAAGGCTTTCTTTGCAAGGCATAACATCCCTACTGCCGCCTACAAGACCTTTACAGAAGATAATTTCCGTGATGCAGTGGAGTACCTGCGCACGCACAGTTACCCTGCGGTAATCAAAGCCGATGGTTTGGCAGCGGGTAAAGGAGTAATTATCGCTCAGGATTATGATGAAGCCATAGATGCGCTGGAAGATATGCTGCGTAACCACAAGTTTGGCAAAGCCAGCAGCAAAGTGGTGATCGAGGAGTTTTTGCAGGGGATAGAGGTATCTGTTTTTATTCTGACAGATGGAAAAGATTATGTACTTCTGCCGGAGGCAAAAGACTATAAGCGCATTGGTGAAGGTGATACAGGCCTGAATACAGGTGGGATGGGAGCAATTTCTCCTGTTCCGTTTGCTGATGACGTGTTTATGCAGAAGGTAAAAGAGCGGGTTATACTGCCAACTTTACAGGGCTTGCAGGCTGATAATATTCCTTACACAGGATTTTTGTTTATCGGGTTGATGAATGTGAATGGAGAGCCTTATGTGATAGAGTATAATGTGCGGCTTGGAGATCCCGAGACAGAAGCTATACTGCCTCGCATTAAATCTGACCTGGTAGAGCTGTTCTGTGCTTTGCACGACCATAAACTCGGGGAGTTTAAGCTGGAAGTTGACCCACGCACGGCAGCAACTGTGTTCCTGGTTTCTGGTGGTTACCCGGAAGGTTTCGAAAAAGGAAAAGAGATATCAGGAATAGAGCATGTGGATGCCGATACATTGGTATTTCATGCAGGTACAAGGTTTGAAAATGGCAAGTTGCTGAATAATGGTGGCCGTGTAATAGCTGTAACAGGTTTAGGCGACACAATGGAAGAAGCACTGGCAAAGGCAAATGCAGCGGCTGAAAGAATTACCTGGCAAGACCGTTATTTCAGGCAGGATATTGGCTTTGATCTGCGAAAGCTAAGCGTGTAG
- a CDS encoding DUF2490 domain-containing protein, whose amino-acid sequence MKTLRRMLQLCLLLAPALFSYRAQAQTDRIKDFNQNGWYMYFGDHKLTDKWGIHTEAQLRRHNIVSDPQQFLLRTGVNYNLTNTAMFTLGYGFIETHPYGDFPAAGKFPEHRIYEQLQVKGNIERVGLQHRYRLEQRWIGSAAADTYTYLNRARYMLKATLPLLGTTIDAKEPFLAVYDEIFIGFGNNIQRNIFDQNRAYAAVGFKFNDAATLELGYLNQILQKASGTVFEHNHTLQVSLFYNIDFTGSN is encoded by the coding sequence ATGAAAACACTTCGTAGAATGCTGCAGCTTTGCCTGCTGCTAGCTCCCGCTCTTTTTAGCTATAGGGCTCAGGCACAAACTGATCGTATAAAGGACTTCAACCAGAATGGCTGGTACATGTACTTCGGAGATCATAAACTTACAGATAAATGGGGAATCCATACTGAAGCCCAGCTCCGCAGGCACAACATAGTAAGTGATCCGCAGCAGTTTCTTCTCAGAACCGGAGTTAATTATAATCTAACGAATACAGCTATGTTCACATTGGGCTATGGCTTTATCGAAACGCATCCTTATGGAGATTTTCCGGCCGCAGGTAAATTTCCGGAACACCGCATTTATGAGCAGCTGCAGGTAAAAGGCAATATAGAACGTGTGGGCCTCCAGCATCGCTACCGCTTGGAGCAACGCTGGATAGGCTCTGCCGCCGCCGATACATATACCTACTTAAACCGGGCCCGCTATATGTTAAAAGCCACGCTGCCCCTTTTAGGTACAACGATCGATGCTAAAGAGCCTTTCCTGGCAGTGTATGACGAAATTTTTATTGGTTTCGGCAATAATATTCAACGAAACATATTTGATCAGAACCGCGCCTATGCAGCAGTTGGGTTTAAGTTTAATGATGCGGCCACCCTGGAGTTAGGTTACCTGAACCAGATCCTGCAAAAAGCCAGTGGTACCGTTTTCGAGCATAACCATACGTTACAGGTAAGTTTGTTCTATAATATCGATTTTACAGGTAGTAATTAG